Proteins found in one Maridesulfovibrio sp. genomic segment:
- a CDS encoding nitronate monooxygenase family protein yields MNLPQLKIGDLVAKVPVIQGGMGVGISLSGLASAVAKEGGIGVIAAAMIGLTNKNGGKDHARAHIDTLAEEIRKAKEMTSGILGVNIMVALSNFADMVSTSVKEGADVIFSGAGLPLDLPKYLHDGAKTKLVPIVSSGRAASIICKKWISKFDYLPDAFVVEGPMAGGHLGFKREQLNDPKFALENILPEVIKAVKPFEDKTGRTIPVIAAGGVYSGEDISKFLDMGAAGVQMGTRFVATHECDANDEFKQAYVKSTKEDMAIIQSPVGLPGRAVNNDFLQAVTDGKKSPFKCPFHCIKSCKVEDSPYCIASALINAQRGKLKNGFAFAGSNAWRTEKIVSVKQLFTDLKAEFDRACAR; encoded by the coding sequence ATGAATCTTCCTCAGCTTAAGATTGGTGATCTCGTTGCCAAAGTGCCCGTCATTCAGGGCGGCATGGGCGTGGGAATCTCTCTTTCCGGCCTTGCATCAGCTGTTGCCAAAGAAGGCGGCATCGGTGTTATCGCCGCTGCAATGATCGGCCTTACCAACAAAAATGGTGGTAAAGATCACGCAAGAGCACATATTGACACTCTGGCCGAAGAAATCAGAAAAGCCAAAGAAATGACCTCCGGCATCCTCGGTGTTAACATCATGGTTGCCCTGTCCAATTTCGCGGACATGGTCAGCACTTCCGTAAAAGAAGGAGCAGATGTGATTTTTTCCGGTGCAGGACTGCCGCTTGACCTGCCTAAATATCTGCATGATGGAGCAAAAACCAAACTGGTTCCCATTGTTTCATCAGGCCGCGCAGCATCCATTATATGCAAAAAATGGATTTCCAAATTCGACTACCTTCCCGACGCTTTCGTAGTTGAAGGCCCCATGGCCGGCGGTCATCTCGGTTTCAAACGCGAGCAGCTCAACGATCCCAAATTCGCACTCGAAAACATACTCCCGGAAGTAATTAAAGCAGTTAAGCCCTTTGAAGATAAAACAGGCCGGACAATCCCGGTTATCGCCGCGGGCGGCGTTTATTCCGGCGAAGATATCAGTAAGTTTCTTGATATGGGAGCAGCCGGGGTCCAGATGGGAACCCGTTTTGTAGCTACCCACGAATGCGACGCAAATGATGAATTCAAACAGGCATACGTAAAATCCACCAAAGAAGATATGGCTATCATTCAGAGTCCGGTGGGACTCCCCGGCAGGGCCGTGAACAACGACTTCCTGCAAGCGGTAACCGATGGCAAAAAGTCTCCTTTCAAATGCCCGTTCCACTGCATTAAAAGCTGCAAGGTAGAGGACAGCCCCTACTGCATTGCTTCCGCACTGATCAATGCTCAGCGTGGCAAGCTGAAAAACGGCTTCGCCTTCGCCGGTTCCAACGCTTGGAGAACTGAGAAGATTGTTTCAGTTAAACAACTCTTCACTGATCTCAAAGCTGAATTTGACCGCGCCTGCGCACGTTAA
- the lhgO gene encoding L-2-hydroxyglutarate oxidase — protein sequence MKTTGIMICGAGIVGLTIARELVSRGYKDILIIDKEPEIARHASGRNSGVLHAGIYYAPGSLRAVSCLSGNFKMKEYCREKGLPLLETGKVIVARNESEIPTLLELYDRATANGAKVEIIDEKRLAAIEPNAKTTSKALFSHYTAVVNPRAVMQSLYDDLIESGKVSFMLGTRFITTDGSNTITTDKGKISCGMFINCAGSYSDQVARPFGFGEGYRLIPFKGIYKKLKKEKAHIIKGSIYPVPNLKNPFLGIHFTRSASGDVYLGPTAIPAFGRENYGILSGLDTEAFEIMVRDAILFFKNKKFRSVTFEEPRKYFFKYFFNDAKKLVKELSPEDLESSTKVGIRPQLVDLKRNELVMDFLVKNDTKSVHILNAISPAFTSSMYFAEMIAENYIH from the coding sequence ATGAAAACTACCGGAATAATGATCTGCGGGGCCGGTATCGTAGGGCTTACAATTGCGCGGGAACTCGTTTCCAGAGGCTATAAGGATATCCTGATCATTGATAAGGAGCCAGAAATAGCAAGACACGCCTCCGGCCGTAACAGCGGAGTTCTGCATGCCGGTATCTACTATGCTCCCGGCAGTCTGCGCGCTGTATCCTGCCTTTCCGGTAACTTTAAAATGAAGGAATACTGCCGGGAAAAAGGGCTGCCCCTGCTTGAGACAGGCAAGGTAATTGTAGCCCGCAACGAATCAGAAATTCCCACCTTGCTAGAGCTGTATGACCGGGCCACGGCCAACGGAGCCAAAGTAGAAATTATTGATGAGAAAAGACTTGCCGCGATAGAACCGAATGCAAAAACAACTTCCAAGGCACTGTTTTCTCACTATACTGCAGTAGTAAACCCGCGCGCAGTTATGCAGTCACTGTATGATGACCTTATAGAAAGTGGGAAAGTATCTTTCATGCTCGGCACAAGATTCATTACTACGGATGGCAGCAACACCATAACAACAGACAAAGGCAAAATAAGCTGCGGTATGTTCATCAATTGTGCAGGATCATACAGCGATCAGGTCGCCAGACCTTTCGGGTTCGGTGAAGGTTACCGGCTCATACCGTTCAAAGGCATCTACAAAAAATTAAAAAAAGAAAAAGCGCACATAATCAAAGGCAGTATTTATCCGGTCCCCAACCTTAAAAATCCTTTTTTGGGAATCCACTTTACCCGCAGTGCAAGCGGCGATGTGTACCTCGGCCCTACAGCCATTCCCGCCTTCGGGCGTGAGAACTACGGTATTCTTAGCGGATTGGACACCGAAGCCTTTGAGATCATGGTTCGCGATGCCATCCTGTTTTTCAAGAACAAAAAATTTCGCTCAGTGACCTTTGAAGAACCCCGCAAATATTTTTTTAAATATTTTTTCAATGACGCGAAGAAGCTTGTCAAAGAACTTTCCCCCGAAGACCTTGAAAGTTCAACCAAAGTCGGAATTCGTCCGCAGTTGGTAGATCTAAAACGTAACGAACTTGTTATGGACTTTCTTGTCAAAAATGATACAAAGAGTGTGCATATTCTTAACGCTATATCTCCAGCTTTCACCAGCTCCATGTACTTTGCTGAAATGATTGCAGAGAATTACATACACTAA